One Streptomyces coeruleorubidus DNA segment encodes these proteins:
- a CDS encoding SWIM zinc finger family protein, translating into MTPSPADEARRALRAAREQAHRDPETASAPRPAERPTGQEETPRPGDVAREALRRAVSEHRRGESPASDGSAAQDADVPGDLDTPGPAEPDDSGDPAQSPDQTPSAGAPAAAEAQPATTPEDTPAAGDDEERGPRAADIAREALRAAREDARRAREETESAGAGRGRRSRHSRMDERQTGGRQPREHAAGGGARGVRQLLADAFRMPTATDEPDAAPEGPDETGRERSPHGMTDAPHSLAGPAPSTTRPAPPRTPHSMAAPGRDTELRRTFPAFPPRDPDDKGFAESWWGNAWVAALEQGALDVKRLERGRGYAGQGHVDAITVTPGLVLAYVRGSRPRPYRVQVRLRTLDDSDWERFLDAAADRPGHIAALLDKEMPQSLADCGVPLLPGPGDLEPRCSCPDRGHPCKHAAALCYQTARLLDADPFVLLLLRGRGERELLDALSRLSATRAARAAQDRGPAPLPGVRAGDVLTPRALPPLPAPLPPPPHPEQPPAYPASPGGPDPFALDQLATDAAARAHALLTTGRDPVGQLTLWEDAVRLAAARPGSGLTAGTRALYSSLASAAGRTPSELARAVAAWRQGGPEGLAVLEEPWDPPAGRFDRARPLLLAADLPAFRPWRNHLTHPHGHVQLRLGRDGLWYAYESEPGHDDWWPRGTPDLDPVGALTGLGMPSDL; encoded by the coding sequence ATGACGCCCAGCCCGGCCGACGAGGCCCGCCGGGCCCTGCGGGCGGCCCGGGAGCAGGCACACCGGGACCCGGAGACGGCATCCGCTCCCCGCCCGGCCGAGAGGCCCACCGGCCAGGAGGAGACGCCCCGGCCGGGAGACGTGGCCCGCGAGGCACTGCGCAGGGCGGTCTCCGAGCACCGGCGTGGCGAGAGTCCGGCGAGCGACGGGAGTGCGGCGCAGGACGCCGATGTGCCCGGCGACCTGGACACGCCGGGACCCGCCGAGCCGGACGATTCCGGCGACCCGGCGCAGAGCCCGGACCAGACGCCCTCGGCCGGTGCACCCGCTGCCGCGGAGGCCCAGCCCGCCACCACGCCGGAGGACACCCCGGCAGCCGGCGACGACGAGGAGCGGGGTCCACGCGCGGCGGACATCGCGCGCGAGGCACTGCGCGCAGCGCGGGAGGACGCGCGGCGGGCCAGGGAAGAGACCGAGAGCGCGGGAGCCGGGCGCGGACGCCGGTCGCGGCACAGCCGTATGGACGAGAGGCAGACGGGCGGGCGGCAGCCGCGCGAACACGCCGCCGGCGGGGGAGCGCGTGGCGTACGGCAGTTGCTGGCCGACGCCTTCCGGATGCCTACGGCGACGGACGAGCCGGACGCGGCGCCCGAGGGCCCTGACGAAACCGGCCGGGAGCGCTCGCCCCACGGCATGACCGACGCGCCGCACAGCCTTGCCGGCCCCGCCCCCTCCACCACCCGACCCGCGCCCCCGCGAACCCCCCACTCCATGGCCGCCCCGGGCCGCGACACCGAGCTGCGCCGTACCTTCCCCGCCTTCCCGCCCCGGGATCCGGACGACAAGGGCTTCGCCGAGAGCTGGTGGGGAAACGCGTGGGTCGCAGCCCTGGAGCAGGGCGCGCTGGACGTCAAGCGGCTGGAGCGCGGGCGGGGTTATGCCGGGCAGGGGCATGTCGACGCCATCACCGTGACGCCCGGCCTGGTGCTGGCGTACGTGCGGGGCAGCCGTCCGCGCCCGTACCGCGTGCAGGTGCGGCTGCGCACGCTCGACGACTCCGACTGGGAGCGGTTCCTGGACGCCGCCGCCGACCGGCCCGGGCACATCGCGGCGCTCCTCGACAAGGAGATGCCCCAGTCCCTCGCGGACTGCGGCGTGCCCCTGCTGCCGGGCCCGGGCGATCTGGAGCCGCGCTGCAGCTGCCCCGACCGGGGCCACCCCTGCAAGCACGCCGCCGCCCTGTGCTACCAGACCGCGCGGCTGCTCGACGCCGACCCCTTCGTCCTGCTCCTGCTGCGCGGCCGGGGCGAACGCGAGCTGCTCGACGCGCTGTCCCGGCTGAGCGCCACCCGCGCGGCGCGCGCCGCCCAGGACAGGGGACCGGCGCCCCTCCCCGGAGTGCGGGCCGGTGACGTTCTCACGCCGCGCGCCCTCCCGCCCCTGCCTGCACCGCTGCCGCCGCCCCCGCACCCCGAACAGCCCCCGGCCTACCCGGCGTCCCCCGGCGGCCCGGACCCGTTCGCACTGGACCAACTGGCTACGGACGCCGCCGCGCGGGCCCACGCCCTGCTCACCACGGGCCGTGACCCGGTCGGGCAGCTGACGCTCTGGGAGGACGCGGTCCGCCTGGCCGCGGCCCGCCCCGGCTCGGGACTCACCGCGGGCACCCGGGCGCTCTACTCCTCCCTCGCCTCCGCGGCGGGCCGCACCCCGTCCGAGCTGGCCCGTGCCGTCGCCGCCTGGCGCCAGGGCGGACCGGAGGGCCTCGCCGTACTGGAGGAGCCGTGGGACCCGCCGGCCGGCCGGTTCGACCGGGCGCGTCCGCTGCTCCTCGCCGCCGACCTGCCCGCCTTCCGCCCCTGGCGCAACCACCTCACCCACCCCCACGGCCACGTCCAGCTCCGCCTGGGCCGCGACGGCCTGTGGTACGCCTACGAGTCCGAGCCGGGCCACGACGACTGGTGGCCCCGCGGTACCCCCGACCTGGATCCGGTGGGCGCCCTGACGGGCCTGGGCATGCCGAGCGACCTC